Proteins encoded together in one Cardiocondyla obscurior isolate alpha-2009 linkage group LG07, Cobs3.1, whole genome shotgun sequence window:
- the LOC139104409 gene encoding uncharacterized protein, whose product MEATVDEHKSNLNDELNPKTVHKRRSLVFQTRVSHVCDKDINKVSTGERNLTLDKNQEKHNAKNKVEAFNLKEYIEKLEQERDNWQQEYRNRRAQRKRLAKQKADLKRQEQVFDINLLSEAEKTFILTRPNYEHMYKNSLKLQDVELKISFLNRHIHKLNQKFMKIMENNIKETTIDIIKRSKT is encoded by the exons ATGGAGGCTACGGTCGACGAGCATAAGTCGAATCTCAACGACGAGCTGAACCCCAAGACCGTCCACAAACGACGGTCGTTGGTATTCCAGACGCGCGTATCGCACGTTTGTGACAAAG ACATAAATAAAGTTTCAACCGGTGAGCGTAATCTTACTTTGGACAAAAATCAGGAAAAGCACAATGCAAAGAACAAAGTTGAGGcttttaatttgaaagaatACATAGAAAAGCTCGAGCAAGAGCGAGATAACTGGCAGCAGGAATATAGGAACCGCAGGGCTCAACGAAAGAGATTGGCCAAGCAGAAAGCAGACTTGAAAAGGCAGGAACAAgttttcgatataaatttactgTCGGAAGCTGAGAAAACTTTTATCTTGACGCGTCCCAATTACGAGCACATGTACAAAAACAGCCTGAAATTACAAGATGTAGAATTAAAGATATCCTTCCTTAATCGGCATATCCACAAGTTGAATCAGAAATTCATGAAGataatggaaaataatataaaggaAACCACCATAGACATTATTAAACGTTCGAAAACGTAA
- the Ugp gene encoding UTP--glucose-1-phosphate uridylyltransferase isoform X1: MPQFSHSTVADRPSRTYTVSHMEYLLQARGHQRSSSDTQAFRERTKRDARDELHRELEKLEATATDNKKVMIGRQFSGFQHLFERFLQEEGPSLEWDHIQRLPEDAVKDYNSLSPPEANEVKDLLDKLVVVKLNGGLGTSMGCHGPKSVIAVRNGLTFLDLTVQQIEHLNKTYNANVPLILMNSFNTDDDTQRIIRKYKGIDIDIYTFNQSCYPRINRDSLLPIAKHCQIDEDIEAWYPPGHGDFYESFQNSGLLKKFIREGREYCFISNIDNLGATVDIKILKLLLSNRPEPPLEFVMEVTDKTRADVKGGTLIKYEDKLRLLEIAQVPKDHIDDFKSIKTFKYFNTNNLWINLNAIERVLDQKGLNMEIIVNNKTFTNGLNIIQLETAVGAAMKSFEGSIGINVPRSRFLPVKKTSDLMLVMSNLYTLRNGSLVMSPQRMFPTTPLIKLGDNHFSKVKEFLTRFPTIPDLLELDHLTVSGDVTFGKGVTLKGTVIIIANHGERIDLPSGTVLENKIVSGNLRILDH, encoded by the exons ATGCCGCAGTTCTCGCATTCCACAGTTGCCGATCGTCCGTCACGCACGTACACAGTGTCGCACATGGAGTACTTGTTGCAA GCCCGCGGTCACCAACGCAGCTCTTCAGATACACAGGCGTTCCGCGAGCGCACGAAGAGGGATGCACGAGATGAGTTGCACCGCGAGCTCGAGAAGCTGGAGGCAACCGCCACCGACAACAAGAAGGTGATGATCGGCCGACAGTTCTCTGGATTCCAGCATCTGTTCGAGCGATTCCTACAGGAAGAGGGTCCGTCCTTGGAATGGGATCACATTCAGAGACTCCCTGAAGATGCG gtCAAGGATTACAACTCTTTGTCACCACCAGAAGCGAACGAAGTCAAGGACCTGTTAGATAAGCTGGTTGTGGTCAAGTTAAATGGTGGTCTCGGAACGAGTATGGGATGCCATGGACCGAAAAGTGTTATCGCTGTACGAAACGGGCTTACGTTTCTCGATCTCACCGTGCAACAGATCGAG cATCTGAATAAAACATACAACGCTAACGTGCCACTTATATTGATGAACTCGTTCAACACGGATGACGATACGCAACGCATAATAAGAAAGTACAAAGGAATCGATATagatatttatacatttaatcaGAGTTGCTATCCGCGTATAAACAGAGATTCTCTCCTCCCAATCGCTAAACATTGTCAAATTGATGAAGATATTGAAGC CTGGTATCCACCCGGTCATGGAGATTTTTACGAAAGCTTTCAGAACTCTGGGCTGCTCAAGAAATTTATTCGTGAG GGTCGCGAGTATTGCTTTATTTCCAACATAGATAATCTTGGGGCAACAGTTGATATTaagatattgaaattattgttGAGTAACAGACCAGAACCACCTCTTGAATTTGTAATGGAAGTAACTGACAAAACGCGAGCAGATGTTAAG gGTGGTACACTTATAAAATACGAGGATAAACTACGTCTTCTTGAAATTGCTCAAGTTCCCAAAGATCATATCGATGATTTTAAGTCCATCAAAACATTTAAGTATTTCAACACAAATAATCTTTGGATTAATCTCAAtg ctATTGAAAGAGTGCTTGATCAAAAAGGATTAAATATGGAGATAATTGTAAACAATAAAACTTTTACCAACGGTCTGAATATAATACAACTTGAAACAGCTGTAGGAGCTGCAATGAAATCATTCGAAGGAAGTATAG GTATAAATGTACCTCGCAGTAGATTTTTGCCAGTGAAAAAAACTTCTGATCTTATGCTCGTAATGAGTAATTTATACACACTGCGCAACGGATCTCTCGTAATGAGTCCTCAAAGAATGTTCCCCACGACGCCTCTCATTAAATTAGGGGATAATCACTTTTCGAAA gTGAAAGAGTTTCTCACTAGATTTCCAACAATACCCGATCTTCTCGAATTAGATCATTTAACAGTGTCAGGCGATGTTACTTTTGGTAAAGGAGTAACGCTGAAGGGTACCGTCATTATAATCGCCAATCATGGAGAACGCATAGATCTGCCTTCCGGAActgttttagaaaataaaattgtgtcgGGTAATCTACGTATATTAGATCACTAA
- the Ugp gene encoding UTP--glucose-1-phosphate uridylyltransferase isoform X2 translates to MLQVDDRKARGHQRSSSDTQAFRERTKRDARDELHRELEKLEATATDNKKVMIGRQFSGFQHLFERFLQEEGPSLEWDHIQRLPEDAVKDYNSLSPPEANEVKDLLDKLVVVKLNGGLGTSMGCHGPKSVIAVRNGLTFLDLTVQQIEHLNKTYNANVPLILMNSFNTDDDTQRIIRKYKGIDIDIYTFNQSCYPRINRDSLLPIAKHCQIDEDIEAWYPPGHGDFYESFQNSGLLKKFIREGREYCFISNIDNLGATVDIKILKLLLSNRPEPPLEFVMEVTDKTRADVKGGTLIKYEDKLRLLEIAQVPKDHIDDFKSIKTFKYFNTNNLWINLNAIERVLDQKGLNMEIIVNNKTFTNGLNIIQLETAVGAAMKSFEGSIGINVPRSRFLPVKKTSDLMLVMSNLYTLRNGSLVMSPQRMFPTTPLIKLGDNHFSKVKEFLTRFPTIPDLLELDHLTVSGDVTFGKGVTLKGTVIIIANHGERIDLPSGTVLENKIVSGNLRILDH, encoded by the exons ATGCTGCAAGTCGACGACAGAAAG GCCCGCGGTCACCAACGCAGCTCTTCAGATACACAGGCGTTCCGCGAGCGCACGAAGAGGGATGCACGAGATGAGTTGCACCGCGAGCTCGAGAAGCTGGAGGCAACCGCCACCGACAACAAGAAGGTGATGATCGGCCGACAGTTCTCTGGATTCCAGCATCTGTTCGAGCGATTCCTACAGGAAGAGGGTCCGTCCTTGGAATGGGATCACATTCAGAGACTCCCTGAAGATGCG gtCAAGGATTACAACTCTTTGTCACCACCAGAAGCGAACGAAGTCAAGGACCTGTTAGATAAGCTGGTTGTGGTCAAGTTAAATGGTGGTCTCGGAACGAGTATGGGATGCCATGGACCGAAAAGTGTTATCGCTGTACGAAACGGGCTTACGTTTCTCGATCTCACCGTGCAACAGATCGAG cATCTGAATAAAACATACAACGCTAACGTGCCACTTATATTGATGAACTCGTTCAACACGGATGACGATACGCAACGCATAATAAGAAAGTACAAAGGAATCGATATagatatttatacatttaatcaGAGTTGCTATCCGCGTATAAACAGAGATTCTCTCCTCCCAATCGCTAAACATTGTCAAATTGATGAAGATATTGAAGC CTGGTATCCACCCGGTCATGGAGATTTTTACGAAAGCTTTCAGAACTCTGGGCTGCTCAAGAAATTTATTCGTGAG GGTCGCGAGTATTGCTTTATTTCCAACATAGATAATCTTGGGGCAACAGTTGATATTaagatattgaaattattgttGAGTAACAGACCAGAACCACCTCTTGAATTTGTAATGGAAGTAACTGACAAAACGCGAGCAGATGTTAAG gGTGGTACACTTATAAAATACGAGGATAAACTACGTCTTCTTGAAATTGCTCAAGTTCCCAAAGATCATATCGATGATTTTAAGTCCATCAAAACATTTAAGTATTTCAACACAAATAATCTTTGGATTAATCTCAAtg ctATTGAAAGAGTGCTTGATCAAAAAGGATTAAATATGGAGATAATTGTAAACAATAAAACTTTTACCAACGGTCTGAATATAATACAACTTGAAACAGCTGTAGGAGCTGCAATGAAATCATTCGAAGGAAGTATAG GTATAAATGTACCTCGCAGTAGATTTTTGCCAGTGAAAAAAACTTCTGATCTTATGCTCGTAATGAGTAATTTATACACACTGCGCAACGGATCTCTCGTAATGAGTCCTCAAAGAATGTTCCCCACGACGCCTCTCATTAAATTAGGGGATAATCACTTTTCGAAA gTGAAAGAGTTTCTCACTAGATTTCCAACAATACCCGATCTTCTCGAATTAGATCATTTAACAGTGTCAGGCGATGTTACTTTTGGTAAAGGAGTAACGCTGAAGGGTACCGTCATTATAATCGCCAATCATGGAGAACGCATAGATCTGCCTTCCGGAActgttttagaaaataaaattgtgtcgGGTAATCTACGTATATTAGATCACTAA
- the Sin1 gene encoding stress-activated map kinase-interacting protein 1, whose protein sequence is MALYDNQHWLLSHIRDSFLATDDTGMCDMVILGEDIPKQLKKNGTLQCYPGMEESDDEDLDVMGESYDIQIDMEFSHRQRSNTAQRLEKMDIERKKAAKVKHVKWEHNPNAITPTDQSELFQRKDFRKKTSLKKGQSLLSEQLEKCPHLPPNPFKDYAKFDGNAQVSIPVRKYRIFMCMLPKEDRMYPLQVVVTVTARVLDFIGLICYKYASEHPDHNLKENISHYGLYITEDDGEIDSAFPCLDPYETISKFEFTTLGLIEMKPSDKARHITTGCVEKKNKEDPEVKNKEQEEVANDLAKMEGHTTAMEAPLYQSYRVYIINKMRAKTEIHLGISGEKIEIDPVITGKGAARFWNRQRAVSYHIDNIAWCEVTETKGSKTIFTLVYTPQSSAPDNFLSQSHSLHQSASFKNHDFEADSVTAEEIVRKINHILELHSSQSRKEYLAQKERKAARRKSFHLHR, encoded by the exons atggCTCTTTACGATAATCAGCACTGGCTCCTGTCGCACATCAGGGACAGCTTCCTCGCGACGGACGACACAG GCATGTGTGACATGGTGATACTGGGGGAGGATATTCCCAAGCagttaaagaaaaatggaaCGCTGCAGTGTTATCCCGGCATGGAAGAGAGTGACGACGAAGACTTGGACGTAATGGGAGAATCATACGATATACAAATAG ACATGGAATTCAGTCACAGACAGAGATCCAACACTGCACAAAGGCTTGAAAAGATGGACATAGAAAGGAAAAAGGCTGCTAAAGTCAAGCATGTTAAATGGGAACACAATCCTAATGCTATAACGCCAACTGATCAATCAGAACTATTTCAAAGAAaagattttcgaaaaaaaacgTCGTTAAAAAAAGGACAATCGCTTTTGTCAGAGCAGCTCGAAAAGTGCCCACATTTACCACCAAATCCATTCAAGGATTATGCCAAATTTGATGGCAAT GCACAAGTGAGCATCCCTGTGAGAAAATACAGAATATTCATGTGTATGCTACCGAAAGAGGATAGAATGTATCCGCTCCAGGTGGTGGTCACAGTAACGGCACGAGTATTGGATTTCATCGGTTTGATTTGCTACAAATATGCAAGTGAACATCCCGATCACAATTTAAA AGAGAATATTTCACATTATGGACTGTACATTACCGAGGATGATGGTGAGATAGATTCGGCCTTTCCTTGTTTAGACCCGTACGAAACGATCTCTAAATTCGAATTTACTACGCTGGGCTTGATCGAGATGAAACCGAGCGATAAAGCACGACACATTACAACCGGTTGTGtagaaaagaagaataaagagGATCCAGAAGTGAAAAACAAGGAACAGGAGGAAGTTGCAAATGATTTGGCGAAGATGGAGGGTCATACTACTGCAATGGAAGCGCCATTATATCAATCGTATAG ggtatatataattaacaagatGCGAGCAAAGACTGAAATTCATCTCGGAATATCGGGTGAGAAGATAGAAATAGATCCGGTGATAACGGGCAAAGGCGCTGCTAGATTTTGGAATAGACAACGAGCAGTCAGTTATCACATAGACAACATTGCCTGGTGTGAAGTGACCGAGACTAAAGGATCGAAAACAATATTCACTTTGGTTTATACACCACAGTCCAGCGCTCCAGATAATTTTCTGa GCCAAAGTCATTCGCTCCATCAATCGGCATCTTTCAAAAACCACGATTTCGAAGCGGACTCTGTGACGGCTGAAGAGATCGTGCGAAAAATCAATCATATTTTGGAACTGCACAGCAGTCAATCGAGAAAGGAATACCTCGCgcaaaaagagaggaaagcagcgagaagaaaaagtttcCACCTGCACAGATGA